A region from the Drosophila ananassae strain 14024-0371.13 chromosome 2L, ASM1763931v2, whole genome shotgun sequence genome encodes:
- the LOC6499477 gene encoding E3 ubiquitin-protein ligase TRIM33 isoform X2 produces MDLDLEHLKNDFLPLIAGIKQEQLDAVPTDVLPQIGLNNMGATATASSGGGGGGAPTTSTSSSSTSSVSNPCDSAEKRSESNSSASAKFTLFKCVYCAQLLGSNDRPKLLECLHVACAQCVSTKFSELDRSMPPLIHCPVCDNASQNEFIVDNQFLIEQCTTEGDGAGGGATGEGLKSAAAATIQCSSCSDGAVATSWCVDCSEYICDSCVQAHQRLKITKDHTIKPKDEANNEQLAGAAGVDKLHMCQLHPQEKLSLFCETCDKLTCRDCQLSDHRDHKYKFAHEIATESRQALSTLVSEINYKRFLLSSATKVIDDRQQLIHDKKKDLIKEITAMAVKITNTVNTRGKQLIMRLNEVCDSKLKVLVEKKETLQLLSDNTDHCIEFMQNALEKGSDFAILSSKKSLVRHLQKLKCQRADIPNPEIPVRIQVQLNQVSDLQKVISQLGIIIVDGKPYPPTASPNGTPQPPPRQPPSPNMAPPLRPGLPPGMPAGLSPNGPPVNFGPQNGPPLYSNAAQQQFNNLSISRSFPGDGPVRFGAMPPVGMQRHGQPHVSSSTHPQNMDISLRGLLNNQAAQSPNAHMAFNGPPSYPGGPQGAPSPAHQQMGPQMRPHFMPGQQGFSQGGGPGGGPRDTSFMNSNARFQSQYQRMASHAQQAAAAAALAGAAGAGGGQIPSPGSLQRPQMMPNPMQNSLGFHGSQAGFSAGPPQTSPQLGGGGMHSLAKWHIPQSAQQSNMCSQQGPLLPFANGRQTSENFKISLKSPNTLKNSTPPSLGGGGAGLPGVSNGSSASAQLNAAALGLGPAVSILSNVTSTNPKTPSPSTHENTKDFTEPIDKVRDDSINDLIATIAKLDSNGVQVLPEGRTKTTSPQVHSSTDLSNTQEVNNKNEQKDDPNEDWCAVCLDGGELMCCDKCPKVFHQNCHIPAISSLPDESESWQCLLCVNLKELIKIEGADKASTGELSPLELRILQRICLELYCQYEQSLNFREPESPANTSYYEIISNPMSLDVIRTRLDPSSPNHYKDIAGFVSDVRLIFNNTYLFYQEDTKTYSNAKYLENFFEEQLAKWLPNFEGSKVGKRSTASSPGLAGIGSPIENGRKSCGSASLGDSDGACLPPKRARRTVHE; encoded by the exons TCGGAATCCAACTCCTCGGCATCCGCCAAGTTCACACTGTTCAAGTGCGTCTACTGCGCCCAGCTACTCGGCTCCAACGATCGGCCCAAGCTACTGGAGTGCCTCCACGTGGCCTGCGCCCAGTGCGTCAGCACCAAGTTCTCCGAGCTGGACCGCTCCATGCCGCCGCTCATCCACTGTCCGGTGTGCGACAACGCCTCCCAGAACGAGTTCATCGTCGATAATCAGTTCTTGATCGAACAGTGCACCACCGAGGGCGATGGCGCCGGAGGAGGGGCCACTGGCGAGGGCCTGAAGagcgccgccgccgccaccatCCAGTGCAGCAGCTGCTCCGACGGAGCAGTGGCCACCTCGTGGTGTGTCGACTGCTCGGAGTACATCTGCGACAGCTGCGTGCAGGCACATCAGCGGCTAAAGATCACCAAAGACCACACCATCAAGCCGAAGGACGAGGCCAACAACGAGCAGCTGGCCGGAGCCGCCGGCGTGGACAAGCTGCACATGTGCCAGCTGCATCCGCAGGAGAAGCTATCGCTCTTCTGCGAGACCTGCGACAAGCTCACCTGTCGCGACTGCCAGCTCAGCGATCACCGGGACCACAAGTACAAGTTCGCCCACGAGATCGCCACAGAGTCGCGTCAGGCGCTGTCCACTTTGGTCTCCGAGATAAACTACAAGCGCTTCCTGCTCTCCTCGGCCACCAAGGTGATCGACGACCGCCAGCAGCTCATCCACGACAAGAAGAAGGACCTCATCAAGGAGATCACAGCCATGGCGGTGAAGATCACCAACACAGTCAACACCCGGGGCAAGCAGCTGATCATGCGACTCAACGAGGTCTGCGACAGCAAACTGAAGGTCCTGGTGGAGAAGAAGGAGACACTCCAGCTGCTGTCCGACAACACCGATCACTGCATCGAGTTCATGCAGAATGCGCTGGAGAAGGGCAGCGACTTTGCCATTCTCTCCAGCAAGAAGTCGCTGGTCCGCCATCTGCAGAAGCTCAAGTGTCAGCGGGCTGACATACCCAATCCGGAGATTCCGGTCCGGATTCAGGTTCAGCTGAACCAGGTCTCCGATCTGCAGAAGGTCATCTCCCAGCTGGGCATCATCATTGTGGATGGCAAGCCGTATCCGCCCACAGCATCCCCGAACGGCACTCCCCAGCCGCCGCCTCGCCAGCCGCCCAGCCCCAACATGGCTCCACCCCTGCGACCCGGACTTCCGCCCGGCATGCCGGCTGGTCTCTCGCCCAACGGACCGCCCGTCAACTTTGGTCCCCAGAACGGACCGCCGCTCTACAGCAATGCCGCCCAGCAGCAGTTCAACAATCTGTCCATCAGTCGCTCCTTTCCGGGCGATGGGCCAG TTCGATTCGGAGCAATGCCGCCAGTGGGCATGCAGCGACATGGCCAACCCCACGTCAGCTCCTCCACGCATCCCCAGAACATGG ACATCAGCCTGCGGGGATTGTTAAACAATCAGGCGGCACAGAGCCCCAATGCCCACATGGCATTCAATGGCCCGCCCAGCTATCCCGGCGGACCGCAGGGAGCACCGTCACCGGCCCACCAACAGATGGGCCCCCAGATGCGGCCGCATTTCATGCCCGGCCAGCAGGGCTTCTCGCAGGGCGGTGGCCCCGGAGGCGGACCTCGCGATACCAGCTTCATGAACAGCAATGCACGATTCCAGTCGCAATACCAGCGCATGGCCAGTCACGCCCAGCAGGCGGCTGCAGCAGCGGCCTTGGCTGGAGCTGCGGGCGCCGGAGGCGGTCAGATACCGTCTCCGGGCTCATTACAACGCCCACAAATGATGCCCAATCCCATGCAGAAT TCGTTGGGGTTTCATGGGAGCCAGGCTGGCTTTAGTGCCGGCCCACCGCAGACCTCGCCGCAACTAGGCGGCGGCGGCATGCACAGCCTGGCCAAATGGCACATCCCGCAATCCGCGCAGCAGTCGAACA TGTGTTCGCAGCAGGGGCCCCTTTTGCCTTTTGCGAATGGCCGCCAGACGtcggaaaattttaaaatctcaCTGAAATCTCCCAACACGCTCAAGAACAGCACCCCGCCCAGCCTGGGGGGCGGCGGTGCAGGTCTCCCCGGCGTCAGTAATGGATCGTCCGCCAGTGCACAGTTGAATGCCGCTGCTCTCGGTTTGGGACCAGCCGTTTCGATTCTCTCCAACGTCACCTCGACGAATCCAAAGACACCCAGTCCCAGCACACATGAA AATACCAAGGACTTCACGGAGCCCATAGACAAAGTGCGCGATGACTCGATCAACGATCTGATCGCCACTATCGCCAAGCTAGACTCGAACGGGGTGCAGGTGCTGCCGGAGGGTCGCACCAAGACCACTTCGCCGCAGGTGCACAGCTCCACAGATCTGTCCAACACCCAGGAAG ttaataataaaaatgaacaaaaagaCGACCCCAACGAGGACTGGTGCGCCGTGTGCCTGGACGGCGGCGAGTTGATGTGCTGCGACAAGTGCCCGAAGGTATTCCATCAGAACTGTCACATCCCCGCGATCAGTTCGCTGCCGGACGAGAGCGAGAGCTGGCAGTGCCTGTTGTGCGTCAATCTCAAGGAGCTGATCAAGATCGAGGGGGCCGACAAGGCGTCCACGGGTGAGCTAAGCCCCCTCGAGCTGCGCATCCTGCAGCGCATTTGCTTGGAGCTGTACTGCCAGTATGAGCAGAGTCTTAACTTCCGCGAGCCGGAATCCCCGGCCAATACATCATACTACGAGATTATTTCCAA CCCGATGTCATTAGATGTTATTCGCACTCGCCTGGATCCCTCCAGTCCCAATCACTACAAGGACATTGCAGGCTTTGTGTCCGACGTACGTTTGATTTTCAACAACACATACCTCTTCTACCAG GAGGATACCAAAACATACTCCAACGCCAAATACTTGGAGAACTTCTTTGAGGAGCAGCTGGCCAAGTGGTTGCCCAACTTCGAGGGCAGCAAGGTGGGCAAACGCAGTACTGCCAGCTCCCCTGGACTGGCTGGTATTGGATCGCCCATTGAGAACGGTCGCAAGAGTTGCGGCTCGGCCTCACTGGGCGATAGCGATGGCGCCTGCTTGCCACCCAAGAGAGCACGTCGGACGGTGCACGAATAG